Proteins found in one Chlamydia pneumoniae TW-183 genomic segment:
- the hemW gene encoding radical SAM family heme chaperone HemW yields MNGKAPLALYIHIPFCTKKCRYCSFYTIPYKSESVSLYCNAVIQEGLRKLAPIQETHFIETVFFGGGTPSLVSPLDLKRILKELAPHAREITLEANPENLTVSYLRQLQETPINRISVGVQTFDDSILQLLGRTHSSSAAITALQECQNHGFSNLSIDLIYGLPTQSLEIFLSDLHQALTLPITHISLYNLTIDPHTSFYKHRKILVPTIAQEEILAEMSLLAENLLLSQGFQRYELASYAKPDYPAKHNLYYWTDRPFLGLGVSASQYLHGERSKNYSHISHYLRAVRKNLPTQETSEILPKKERIKEALALRLRLLEGADLAEFPSTLISMLTQDVKLQNLFSVHGQCLALNRQGRLFHDTIAEEIMGYSF; encoded by the coding sequence ATGAATGGTAAGGCTCCCCTAGCTCTTTATATTCATATTCCCTTCTGCACAAAAAAATGTCGCTATTGCAGTTTTTATACAATCCCCTACAAAAGTGAATCTGTATCGCTCTATTGTAATGCTGTAATTCAAGAGGGGCTAAGAAAGCTAGCCCCCATCCAAGAGACGCATTTCATAGAGACTGTGTTTTTTGGAGGGGGAACACCTTCATTAGTTTCTCCTCTTGATCTTAAGCGCATCCTCAAAGAGCTAGCCCCCCATGCCCGGGAAATTACTTTAGAGGCCAACCCCGAAAATCTCACCGTAAGCTATCTACGTCAACTACAAGAGACTCCAATAAATAGAATTAGCGTTGGCGTACAAACCTTCGACGACTCTATCCTACAGCTCCTCGGAAGAACGCATTCTTCATCTGCGGCAATCACAGCACTGCAAGAATGCCAGAATCACGGATTCTCTAATCTTTCTATAGACCTAATCTACGGACTGCCCACACAGTCTTTGGAGATATTCCTAAGCGACCTACATCAAGCTCTGACTCTCCCTATCACTCACATTTCTCTATACAACCTCACTATAGATCCCCACACCTCCTTCTATAAACACCGCAAAATTCTAGTCCCCACAATTGCCCAAGAAGAAATTCTAGCTGAGATGAGCCTCCTTGCTGAAAATCTCCTACTCTCCCAAGGGTTCCAACGCTATGAACTTGCTTCATATGCCAAGCCAGATTACCCCGCAAAGCACAACCTCTATTACTGGACAGATCGCCCTTTCTTAGGCTTAGGAGTTTCAGCTTCGCAATACCTTCACGGAGAGCGGTCAAAAAATTATAGTCATATTTCTCACTATCTACGTGCTGTACGTAAGAATCTCCCTACCCAAGAGACCTCAGAAATTCTCCCAAAAAAAGAACGAATCAAAGAAGCCTTAGCCCTGCGACTCCGACTCCTTGAAGGAGCAGACCTCGCGGAGTTCCCCTCCACACTTATCTCCATGCTTACGCAAGATGTAAAATTACAAAACCTATTCAGTGTGCATGGACAATGTCTTGCCCTAAATAGACAGGGCCGTCTCTTCCACGATACAATAGCGGAAGAGATTATGGGATATTCCTTCTAA
- a CDS encoding DUF687 domain-containing protein, with the protein MTAPTESRSSPPTLLEETEPLSPNPIPADIQIPRITISPPSLDVSTVASSAEDISVFIAGGPRSSSSASVASDVYELVCLCGGDEDPEPPDSEVRTLYVNGSWQTHQEAVQELLYISEVRGEAVRLLYNDGSGMSPWPISPCRTLPTLDHPLCQALLTVWEQFFSAPENQNREFLVIFYGDASPYIQQALTQSRHSPRIVVVGISPTVFIQGDFRVHNYRVSGDFFSSLDCRGTRAENTTILPYSSGLEGVFLPSIRCPSFTWAVRFGEQCLVANRGEDVEDRGGLSQDAERSQLPHSERDLAVVIDSTDPSSMSRLVEWLNQGSPSSDMEINPYPQRCPDVALSALYAISRVSGLAQEWILASVHEGLDLQICYSLILMHTTFAVRYFFLLFTNYPQSRERFRTARIVAQSLYLPSILVLVFDCGNVLRKLWMPQEILRAIFISASTISGSIVFVECTRWMGRGLRHRVQQFVQQRVIGSGLPVGTVRASYRDRAGFIIGFLQTVHGGLYLPVSIMVLNQIAIQVPRILVRPNNTAVYDLHNKSAEENWSSGDVLAVGQTLNFILCAFVLFVNLWFFVKSVLRHSRRRRR; encoded by the coding sequence ATGACAGCACCCACAGAATCTCGATCTTCACCACCAACACTACTCGAAGAAACGGAACCTCTATCCCCGAATCCTATTCCCGCCGATATCCAAATCCCGAGAATTACAATATCTCCTCCTTCTCTAGACGTATCAACAGTTGCATCTTCGGCTGAAGATATCTCGGTCTTCATTGCAGGAGGCCCTAGAAGTTCTTCATCTGCTTCTGTGGCTTCGGATGTGTATGAGTTGGTTTGCCTTTGTGGCGGTGATGAGGATCCTGAGCCCCCAGATTCTGAGGTACGTACTCTCTATGTAAATGGAAGTTGGCAAACGCATCAAGAAGCTGTACAGGAATTGCTGTATATTAGTGAAGTACGGGGAGAGGCCGTTCGTCTTCTCTATAACGATGGAAGCGGCATGTCTCCTTGGCCCATCAGTCCTTGTCGTACTCTTCCTACTCTCGATCATCCTTTATGTCAGGCCCTTTTGACGGTTTGGGAACAGTTTTTCTCTGCTCCTGAAAATCAGAATCGTGAGTTTCTAGTGATTTTCTATGGGGATGCATCGCCTTATATACAACAGGCGTTAACGCAATCTAGGCATAGTCCACGTATTGTTGTTGTAGGGATTTCCCCGACGGTCTTTATTCAAGGAGACTTTAGGGTCCATAATTACCGTGTTTCTGGAGACTTCTTTAGTTCTCTGGATTGTCGGGGAACTAGGGCGGAGAACACCACGATACTGCCGTATTCTTCGGGTCTTGAGGGTGTTTTTCTGCCTTCTATCCGTTGTCCTTCTTTTACTTGGGCGGTGCGTTTTGGAGAGCAATGCTTGGTTGCGAATAGGGGTGAGGATGTAGAAGATAGGGGAGGTCTTTCTCAAGATGCCGAAAGATCACAGTTACCACACAGTGAAAGAGATCTAGCTGTTGTCATTGATTCTACGGATCCTAGTTCTATGAGTAGGCTTGTAGAATGGTTGAATCAAGGATCGCCTTCATCAGATATGGAAATCAATCCCTATCCCCAACGGTGTCCTGATGTAGCTCTTTCTGCGCTTTATGCAATTTCTAGAGTTTCAGGACTTGCGCAGGAATGGATCCTAGCCTCTGTTCATGAGGGCTTAGACTTGCAGATCTGTTACTCTTTAATTTTGATGCACACGACGTTTGCGGTCCGGTATTTTTTCTTACTCTTTACAAATTATCCTCAGTCTAGAGAGAGATTCCGTACTGCACGAATCGTAGCACAATCTCTATATTTACCAAGCATCCTTGTTCTTGTTTTTGATTGTGGCAACGTCCTGCGTAAACTATGGATGCCTCAGGAAATCTTACGAGCAATTTTTATTTCTGCGTCTACAATTTCAGGGAGTATTGTCTTTGTAGAGTGCACTCGCTGGATGGGGCGAGGTCTTAGACATCGTGTACAACAATTTGTGCAGCAACGAGTTATAGGAAGTGGCCTGCCTGTAGGAACAGTACGAGCTTCTTATCGCGATCGTGCAGGCTTTATCATAGGCTTTTTACAAACTGTACATGGAGGACTTTATTTGCCGGTATCCATTATGGTGCTTAACCAGATTGCAATACAAGTTCCACGTATCTTAGTACGTCCAAATAACACTGCTGTTTATGATCTACATAATAAAAGTGCTGAAGAAAATTGGAGCAGTGGTGATGTATTAGCTGTTGGCCAAACATTAAACTTCATCTTATGTGCTTTCGTCTTGTTCGTAAATCTATGGTTCTTTGTGAAGTCCGTATTACGCCATTCTAGGCGTCGTCGTCGCTAA
- a CDS encoding SAM-dependent methyltransferase encodes MTLYLLPNTLGTRAVETLPSVIGELVHRLDGLIVESDRGGRAFLSLWKIPEVHKFPLAILSKHARLPKAWDFYLEPIVKHGENWGLISDAGLPCIADPGASLVRRARALGIPVQAFSGPCSITLALMLSGLPSQSFTFLGYLPQSPKERVKSIKKAATSKEVSTSVCIETPYRNVYTFESLLDTLPSYAELCVASDLSGPSELVLTRQVQSWRTTEDLGSVKQSITKVPTIFLFHIPN; translated from the coding sequence GTGACTTTATATCTTCTTCCCAATACTCTCGGTACCCGTGCTGTAGAGACTCTCCCCTCCGTTATAGGAGAATTAGTTCATAGACTAGATGGGCTGATTGTAGAAAGTGATCGTGGGGGTAGGGCATTTCTAAGTTTATGGAAAATTCCCGAAGTTCATAAATTTCCTCTTGCTATTCTTAGTAAACATGCGCGCCTCCCTAAGGCTTGGGATTTTTATCTAGAGCCTATCGTAAAACACGGGGAGAATTGGGGACTGATCTCTGATGCGGGTCTTCCCTGTATTGCAGATCCTGGAGCGAGTTTAGTGCGTCGTGCACGTGCTTTGGGGATTCCTGTGCAGGCTTTTTCAGGTCCCTGTTCGATAACGTTAGCGCTCATGCTTTCAGGCTTGCCTTCCCAGAGCTTTACGTTTTTGGGATACCTCCCGCAAAGTCCTAAGGAACGTGTAAAGTCGATAAAAAAGGCAGCGACCTCCAAAGAGGTATCTACTTCAGTATGTATAGAAACTCCTTATCGTAACGTCTATACTTTTGAGTCTCTTCTAGATACTTTACCTTCCTATGCGGAGCTTTGTGTTGCCTCTGACCTTTCGGGCCCGAGTGAACTTGTTCTCACACGCCAAGTGCAATCATGGAGAACTACTGAGGACTTAGGTTCTGTGAAGCAAAGTATAACCAAAGTCCCAACAATATTTCTTTTCCACATCCCGAATTAA
- a CDS encoding DNA polymerase III subunit delta: MTLPMQKSLTSFDDFSQAYAEKVPAIALIGSALEDDKDALIELLVSESFKELGGQGLMPATLMSWTETFALFQEHETLGIIHAEKFPLATKEFLSRYARNPQPHLTILIFTTKQECFRELSKALPSALSLSLFGEWPADRQKRIIRLLLQRAERVGISCSQSLASLFLRALASTSLPDILSEFDKLLCSVGKKTSLDHSDIKELVVKKEKASLWKFRDSLLKRDPVEGHQQLHFLLEDGEDPLGIITFLRTQCLYGLRSIEEGSKENKHRMFVLYGKERLHQALNSLFYAETLIKNNVQDPIVAVETLVIRMVNL; encoded by the coding sequence TTGACTCTACCTATGCAAAAATCCTTAACGAGTTTTGATGACTTTTCCCAGGCGTATGCAGAGAAAGTGCCCGCTATAGCTCTTATAGGGAGTGCTTTGGAAGACGATAAAGATGCGCTGATTGAATTATTAGTCTCTGAGAGCTTCAAAGAGCTCGGTGGTCAGGGACTCATGCCAGCAACCCTCATGTCTTGGACCGAGACGTTTGCACTCTTTCAAGAGCATGAAACTTTGGGGATTATTCATGCAGAGAAATTCCCTCTAGCAACTAAGGAATTTCTAAGCCGCTATGCTCGGAATCCTCAACCTCACCTTACGATTTTGATCTTCACCACAAAACAAGAATGCTTTCGAGAACTGTCAAAAGCCTTGCCATCGGCTCTTTCTTTGAGTTTATTTGGTGAGTGGCCCGCAGATCGTCAGAAAAGGATCATACGCCTCCTGTTGCAAAGAGCTGAGCGTGTGGGGATTTCTTGCTCTCAATCATTGGCATCTTTGTTTTTGCGTGCACTTGCTTCAACCTCTCTTCCTGATATTCTCAGTGAATTCGATAAGCTACTGTGCTCTGTTGGCAAGAAAACGTCCTTGGATCACTCTGATATTAAAGAGCTCGTTGTCAAAAAAGAAAAGGCTTCCCTATGGAAATTTCGAGACTCTCTATTGAAGAGGGATCCGGTAGAAGGTCACCAGCAGTTGCATTTTCTACTCGAGGATGGTGAAGATCCCTTGGGGATTATTACTTTCCTTCGTACCCAATGTCTCTATGGTTTACGTAGTATTGAAGAGGGATCGAAAGAAAATAAACACCGAATGTTCGTCCTTTATGGAAAGGAGAGACTACACCAAGCCTTAAATTCTTTATTTTATGCAGAAACCTTAATTAAAAATAATGTCCAAGATCCTATAGTAGCTGTGGAAACTTTAGTGATTAGAATGGTTAACCTGTGA
- a CDS encoding histone H1-like repetitive region-containing protein, protein MIGAQKKQSGKKTASRAVRKPAKKVAAKRTVKKATVRKTAVKKPAVRKTAAKKTVAKKTTAKRTVRKTVAKKPAVKKVAAKRVVKKTVAKKTTAKRAVRKTVAKKPVARKTTVAKGSPKKAAACALACHKNHKHTSSCKRVCSSTATRKHGSKSRVRTAHGWRHQLIKMMSR, encoded by the coding sequence ATGATTGGAGCGCAAAAAAAGCAAAGCGGTAAAAAGACAGCTTCAAGAGCTGTACGGAAGCCTGCTAAAAAAGTTGCGGCTAAACGTACGGTTAAAAAAGCTACTGTTCGCAAAACCGCTGTAAAAAAACCTGCAGTTCGTAAGACGGCTGCTAAAAAGACAGTAGCAAAGAAGACTACAGCTAAGAGAACAGTTCGTAAGACTGTTGCTAAGAAGCCTGCAGTTAAGAAAGTTGCTGCTAAACGTGTAGTAAAAAAGACAGTAGCAAAGAAGACTACAGCTAAGAGAGCGGTTCGCAAGACTGTTGCTAAGAAGCCTGTAGCTAGAAAAACTACAGTGGCTAAAGGTTCTCCTAAGAAAGCTGCAGCCTGTGCTTTAGCATGCCACAAAAACCATAAGCATACATCTAGTTGTAAACGTGTCTGTTCTTCAACAGCTACGAGAAAGCATGGCTCTAAAAGCCGTGTTCGTACAGCTCATGGCTGGCGTCACCAACTGATCAAAATGATGTCTCGATAA
- a CDS encoding leucyl aminopeptidase, translated as MVLFHAQASGRNRVKADAIVLPFWHFKDAKNAASFEAEFEPSYLPALENFQGKTGEIELLYSSPKAKEKRIVLLGLGKNEELTSDVVFQTYATLTRVLRKAKCSTVNIILPTISELRLSAEEFLVGLSSGILSLNYDYPRYNKVDRNLETPLSKVTVIGIVPKMADAIFRKEAAIFEGVYLTRDLVNRNADEITPKKLAEVALNLGKEFPSIDTKVLGKDAIAKEKMGLLLAVSKGSCVDPHFIVVRYQGRPKSKDHTVLIGKGVTFDSGGLDLKPGKSMLTMKEDMAGGATVLGILSALAVLELPINVTGIIPATENAIDGASYKMGDVYVGMSGLSVEICSTDAEGRLILADAITYALKYCKPTRIIDFATLTGAMVVSLGEEVAGFFSNNDVLAEDLLEASAETSEPLWRLPLVKKYDKTLHSDIADMKNLGSNRAGAITAALFLQRFLEESSVAWAHLDIAGTAYHEKEEDRYPKYASGFGVRSILYYLENSLSK; from the coding sequence GTGGTTTTATTTCATGCTCAAGCCTCTGGGCGTAATCGTGTTAAGGCAGATGCTATAGTCCTGCCCTTTTGGCATTTTAAGGATGCAAAAAATGCAGCTTCTTTTGAAGCCGAGTTTGAACCCTCGTATCTCCCCGCTTTAGAAAACTTTCAAGGAAAAACCGGGGAGATTGAACTCCTTTATAGTAGTCCTAAAGCTAAGGAAAAACGCATTGTCCTCTTAGGCTTAGGGAAAAATGAAGAGCTCACCTCTGATGTTGTTTTCCAAACCTATGCGACACTAACTCGTGTCTTACGTAAAGCAAAGTGTTCCACAGTCAATATCATCTTACCTACAATTTCTGAATTGCGGCTTTCTGCCGAAGAATTCTTAGTGGGGTTGTCCTCAGGAATTTTGTCATTAAACTATGACTACCCACGTTATAATAAGGTAGATCGTAATCTTGAAACTCCTCTTTCTAAAGTCACGGTTATCGGTATCGTTCCCAAAATGGCGGATGCTATCTTTAGGAAAGAAGCAGCCATTTTCGAAGGCGTATATCTCACTCGAGATCTTGTGAACAGGAATGCTGATGAAATTACCCCTAAGAAATTGGCAGAGGTTGCTCTGAATCTGGGAAAAGAGTTCCCTAGTATTGATACTAAGGTCTTGGGAAAAGATGCCATCGCCAAAGAGAAAATGGGACTCCTATTGGCTGTTTCCAAGGGTTCTTGTGTGGATCCACACTTTATCGTTGTCCGTTATCAAGGACGTCCTAAGTCTAAAGATCACACCGTCTTGATAGGGAAAGGGGTCACTTTTGACTCTGGAGGTTTAGACCTCAAGCCTGGAAAATCCATGCTTACTATGAAAGAAGACATGGCAGGTGGGGCTACAGTCCTCGGGATTCTCTCGGCGTTAGCAGTTTTAGAGCTTCCTATAAATGTCACGGGGATCATTCCTGCTACAGAGAATGCTATCGATGGCGCCTCCTATAAAATGGGAGATGTCTATGTAGGAATGTCGGGGCTTTCTGTTGAGATTTGTAGTACCGATGCTGAGGGACGTCTTATCCTCGCTGATGCGATTACATATGCTTTAAAATATTGTAAACCGACACGTATTATAGATTTTGCAACTCTAACAGGAGCTATGGTAGTCTCTCTAGGAGAAGAGGTTGCAGGTTTCTTTTCCAATAACGATGTTTTAGCTGAAGATCTTTTAGAGGCGTCAGCCGAAACCTCCGAGCCGTTATGGAGACTTCCTCTAGTTAAGAAGTATGATAAAACATTGCATTCTGATATTGCTGATATGAAAAATCTAGGCAGTAACCGTGCAGGGGCTATTACAGCAGCATTATTCTTGCAGAGATTTTTGGAAGAATCTTCGGTAGCTTGGGCACATCTTGATATTGCAGGTACTGCATATCATGAAAAAGAAGAAGACCGTTATCCAAAATATGCTTCAGGTTTTGGTGTTCGTTCTATTCTTTATTACTTAGAAAATAGTCTTTCTAAGTAG
- a CDS encoding single-stranded DNA-binding protein → MMFGHFAGYLGADPEERMTSKGKRVITLRLGVKTRVGMKDETVWCKCNIWHNRYDKMLPYLKKGSGVIVAGDISVESYMSKDGSPQSSLVISVDSLKFSPFGRNEGSRSPSLEDNHQQVGYESVSVGFEGEALDAEAIKDKDMYAGYGQEQQYVCEDVPF, encoded by the coding sequence ATGATGTTTGGGCATTTTGCTGGTTACCTTGGAGCAGATCCTGAAGAGCGAATGACTTCCAAAGGAAAACGTGTGATCACTCTGAGACTGGGAGTGAAGACTCGAGTTGGAATGAAAGATGAAACTGTTTGGTGCAAATGCAATATTTGGCACAATCGCTATGATAAGATGCTTCCTTACTTGAAGAAAGGCTCAGGAGTCATTGTTGCTGGCGATATCTCTGTAGAGAGTTACATGAGCAAAGATGGTTCACCGCAATCTTCTTTAGTGATTAGTGTAGATTCTTTGAAATTCAGTCCTTTCGGTCGCAATGAAGGCAGCCGTTCTCCATCTTTAGAAGACAATCATCAGCAAGTGGGATATGAATCTGTATCCGTAGGGTTTGAAGGTGAAGCACTGGACGCAGAAGCTATTAAAGATAAAGATATGTATGCTGGTTATGGTCAAGAACAGCAGTATGTCTGTGAAGATGTTCCTTTTTAA
- a CDS encoding type III secretion chaperone Slc1, producing the protein MSRQNAEENLKNFAKELKLPDVAFDQNNTCILFVDGEFSLHLTYEEHSDRLYVYAPLLDGLPDNTQRKLALYEKLLEGSMLGGQMAGGGVGVATKEQLILMHCVLDMKYAETNLLKAFAQLFIETVVKWRTVCADICAGREPSVDTMPQMPQGGGGMQPPPTGIRA; encoded by the coding sequence ATGTCCAGGCAAAATGCTGAGGAAAATCTAAAAAATTTTGCTAAAGAATTAAAACTGCCGGATGTAGCTTTTGATCAGAATAACACGTGCATTTTATTTGTTGATGGTGAGTTCTCTCTTCACCTTACTTATGAAGAACATTCTGATCGTCTTTATGTCTACGCTCCTCTGTTAGATGGACTCCCTGATAATACTCAGAGGAAATTGGCCTTATATGAGAAATTATTAGAAGGATCTATGCTTGGCGGTCAGATGGCTGGAGGTGGAGTAGGTGTTGCTACTAAGGAACAGCTCATTCTCATGCACTGCGTTTTGGATATGAAATATGCTGAAACGAATTTACTAAAAGCATTTGCTCAATTGTTTATTGAAACTGTTGTTAAGTGGCGTACCGTGTGTGCTGATATTTGTGCTGGTAGAGAACCTTCTGTAGATACAATGCCACAAATGCCTCAAGGCGGTGGTGGAATGCAACCTCCTCCTACAGGTATTCGTGCTTAA